From the Neoarius graeffei isolate fNeoGra1 chromosome 1, fNeoGra1.pri, whole genome shotgun sequence genome, one window contains:
- the LOC132885339 gene encoding uncharacterized protein LOC132885339 encodes MEKTFPYRRLEVVSQMPAVPDVMERWPALFSQSQVKEEFKRITTIQLDRTFLSKMDLYTPKLLTVFKTKGGTAGTKIKSVLESLSQKQIDSHDAVIRCLIPFLGESTEELIKDYQQDVSKDVIEQDLKDNVIKILVLGSAAEGAPPTDVIIVIDGTEVLGGCKTLANACMLLMGFVYSLNLSYPPKLKYTFEVFQKLLLELDDLKVSPKVDSLRRKLLH; translated from the exons ATGGAGAAGACCTTTCCATATCGACGACTGGAAGTTGTCAGTCAGATGCCTGCTGTCCCAGATGTCATGGAGAGATGGCCTGCCCTTTTCTCTCAATCTCAG GTGAAAGAGGAGTTCAAGAGGATCACAACCATTCAACTGGACCGAACCTTTTTGTCGAAGATGGATTTATACACTCCAAAACTCCTGACCGTTTTCAAGACAAAGGGTGGGACTGCAGGCACAAAAATAAAAAGCGTGTTGGAGTCTCTCAGTCAG AAGCAGATTGATAGCCATGATGCGGTCATCCGTTGTCTGATCCCTTTCCTGGGAGAATCGACAGAGGAACTCATTAAAGACTACCAG CAGGATGTGTCCAAGGATGTCATCGAACAAGACCTCAAAGACAATGTGATCAAGATCCTTGTGCTGGGCAGTGCTGCAGAGGGTGCCCCCCCAACTGATGTCATCATTGTGATTGATGGTACAGAGGTATTAGGTGGTTGTAAAACACTTGCCAACGCTTGCATGCTGCTCATGGGCTTTGTGTACTCACTGAATCTCAGTTATCCTCCAAAATTGAAATACACATTTGAAGTGTTTCAAAAGTTGCTTTTGGAGTTAGATGATTTGAAGGTCTCCCCTAAAGTGGATTCTCTGAGGAGGAAACTGCTACATTAA